The proteins below come from a single Gossypium raimondii isolate GPD5lz chromosome 2, ASM2569854v1, whole genome shotgun sequence genomic window:
- the LOC105784983 gene encoding uncharacterized protein LOC105784983 isoform X2, translated as MSSKYQILDNRPIDQWKVTELKEELKRRKLITRGLKEELVRRLDEAVRLERENAETEEDNGFNSDPQPTDEGGIEKAMPVIAETVKDDVDHSGSRIKESGVKVHVDINESAAALGHEGVQGSDSLVEKELVSETTTIQTEITVTKNVVCEVPSTEKESSGQNENVNTDIEVESEDSKLQSDPKPRLENVGPKPEVKNEGSKPEVESEGLKAEGENDDPKGQLQCVGSKPQLDLEESKVQLEIEGLKAPHKDDVRDSSAPNIQVSEVSPDLGFQVKSDSISTDSVSNNEKIELKDNILADNVKLDLDVVKPEMVEPSSSNVVPFSGESHPMDVEDPPENKAPVDERDDKNVTNVDISNKNDSAEMAFSEKLNLDRSSGDDSMEEDVLESKQIDSKCSTDEMGDKSEKNRAPIVKEKSPVGVFRDDLSIDKKDTLVENKSRSFVPAEKRKLHDQEPVGNNELSKRRKWNSDNIKVPEHQGNLAPTTTPKDTPQPAALRRNFSRSDSTASEVPPSQNAPTNSLRIDHFLRPFTLKAVQELLGKTGTVTSFWMDHIKTHCYVTYSSVEEAIETRNAVYNLQWPPNGGRLLVADFVDPQKVKTRLDAPPQTPTTPGTSGSTAPQAQPASQPQPSPRQQVSRQQHPPPSALPPPPLSNPPPVRERLPLPPPPAEKVDPPIVTLDDLFWKTKAIPRIYYLPLSDEQVAAKQAAHGRNI; from the exons ATGtcatcaaaatatcaaatactTGACAATAGACCAATTGATCAATGGAAGGTTACAGAGTTGAAAGAAGAACTTAAGAGGCGGAAACTGATAACTCGGGGCTTGAAAGAGGAGTTGGTAAGACGTTTGGATGAGGCCGTTAGATTGGAAAGGGAAAATGCTGAAACTGAGGAAGATAACGGTTTTAATTCTGATCCCCAGCCTACAGATGAGGGAGGGATTGAAAAGGCAATGCCAGTTATTGCTGAGACAGTTAAAGATGATGTGGATCATAGTGGCAGTAGGATCAAGGAGAGTGGGGTGAAAGTTCATGTTGACATTAATGAGAGTGCAGCTGCTTTGGGTCATGAAGGAGTTCAAGGAAGCGACAGCTTGGTGGAAAAGGAGCTTGTTTCTGAAACCACCACTATTCAGACTGAGATAACGGTTACCAAGAATGTGGTATGTGAGGTACCATCTACTGAGAAAGAGAGCTCAGGACAAAATGAGAATGTGAATACTGATATCGAAGTGGAGAGTGAGGATTCTAAGCTCCAGTCTGATCCCAAGCCCAGGTTGGAGAATGTGGGTCCAAAGCCTGAGGTGAAGAATGAGGGTTCAAAGCCCGAGGTGGAGAGTGAGGGTCTAAAGGCTGAGGGGGAGAATGATGATCCAAAGGGCCAGCTGCAGTGTGTGGGTTCAAAGCCTCAGCTGGACCTTGAAGAGTCGAAGGTGCAGCTGGAGATCGAGGGTTTGAAGGCTCCCCACAAAGATGACGTGCGTGATTCGTCTGCTCCAAACATCCAGGTATCTGAGGTCAGCCCTGATTTAGGGTTTCAAGTAAAATCTGATTCTATTTCTACTGATTCTGTctcaaataatgaaaagattGAATTAAAGGATAATATACTTGCTGATAATGTCAAATTAGACCTAGATGTTGTAAAGCCAGAGATGGTGGAACCATCATCCAGCAATGTTGTCCCATTTAGTGGTGAATCACATCCAATGGATGTTGAAGATCCGCCTGAGAACAAGGCACCTGTTGATGAGAGAGATGACAAGAATGTTACAAATGTAGACATCAGTAATAAAAATGACAGTGCTGAGATGGCGTTCtcagaaaaattaaatttggatagAAGTTCTGGTGATGACTCTATGGAGGAGGATGTGCTTGAGAGTAAACAAATTGATTCAAAATGTAGTACTGATGAAATGGGAGATAAGAGTGAGAAGAATAGAGCACCTATTGTCAAGGAGAAAAGTCCTGTTGGTGTTTTTAGAGATGATTTATCTATAGATAAAAAGGACACCTTGGTTGAGAATAAGAGCCGGTCTTTTGTTCCTGCTGAGAAAAGAAAGCTTCATG ATCAGGAACCTGTTGGGAATAATGAGCTTTCTAAACGGCGCAAATGGAATTCTGACAATATAAAAGTTCCAGAACATCAAGGCAATCTTGCGCCCACCACAACACCTAAAGACACCCCTCAGCCTGCTGCTTTGAGACGTAACTTCTCTAGATCAGACTCAACGGCAAGTGAAG TTCCCCCTTCACAAAATGCTCCAACCAATTCCCTCAGAATTGATCATTTTCTTCGCCCTTTTACCTTGAAAGCTGTACAAGAACTTCTAGGGAAAACTGGGACTGTAACAAGCTTCTGGATGGACCATATTAAGACCCATTGCTATGTTACA TATTCATCTGTAGAAGAAGCAATAGAGACAAGAAATGCTGTTTACAACCTTCAATGGCCACCTAATGGTGGACGCCTATTGGTGGCTGACTTTGTTGATCCCCAGAAAGTTAAAACCCGGCTTGATGCTCCACCACAGACTCCAACTACTCCTGGGACTTCTGGTTCTACTGCTCCTCAAGCTCAACCTGCTTCTCAGCCCCAGCCCTCTCCACGTCAGCAGGTTTCTAGACAGCAGCATCCACCACCTTCTGCACTTCCTCCACCGCCTTTGTCTAACCCTCCACCAGTTAGAGAACGGCTCCCTCTTCCTCCGCCACCGGCAGAGAAAGTAGATCCTCCTATTGTCACTCTGGATGATCTATTTTGGAAAACCAAAGCAATTCCTCGTATCTACTATTTGCCTTTGTCAGATGAACAAGTTGCAGCAAAGCAAGCAGCACATGGCAGAAACATCTAG
- the LOC105784983 gene encoding uncharacterized protein LOC105784983 isoform X1: MSSKYQILDNRPIDQWKVTELKEELKRRKLITRGLKEELVRRLDEAVRLERENAETEEDNGFNSDPQPTDEGGIEKAMPVIAETVKDDVDHSGSRIKESGVKVHVDINESAAALGHEGVQGSDSLVEKELVSETTTIQTEITVTKNVVCEVPSTEKESSGQNENVNTDIEVESEDSKLQSDPKPRLENVGPKPEVKNEGSKPEVESEGLKAEGENDDPKGQLQCVGSKPQLDLEESKVQLEIEGLKAPHKDDVRDSSAPNIQVSEVSPDLGFQVKSDSISTDSVSNNEKIELKDNILADNVKLDLDVVKPEMVEPSSSNVVPFSGESHPMDVEDPPENKAPVDERDDKNVTNVDISNKNDSAEMAFSEKLNLDRSSGDDSMEEDVLESKQIDSKCSTDEMGDKSEKNRAPIVKEKSPVGVFRDDLSIDKKDTLVENKSRSFVPAEKRKLHDQEPVGNNELSKRRKWNSDNIKVPEHQGNLAPTTTPKDTPQPAALRRNFSRSDSTASEGTPKERVVPPSQNAPTNSLRIDHFLRPFTLKAVQELLGKTGTVTSFWMDHIKTHCYVTYSSVEEAIETRNAVYNLQWPPNGGRLLVADFVDPQKVKTRLDAPPQTPTTPGTSGSTAPQAQPASQPQPSPRQQVSRQQHPPPSALPPPPLSNPPPVRERLPLPPPPAEKVDPPIVTLDDLFWKTKAIPRIYYLPLSDEQVAAKQAAHGRNI, from the exons ATGtcatcaaaatatcaaatactTGACAATAGACCAATTGATCAATGGAAGGTTACAGAGTTGAAAGAAGAACTTAAGAGGCGGAAACTGATAACTCGGGGCTTGAAAGAGGAGTTGGTAAGACGTTTGGATGAGGCCGTTAGATTGGAAAGGGAAAATGCTGAAACTGAGGAAGATAACGGTTTTAATTCTGATCCCCAGCCTACAGATGAGGGAGGGATTGAAAAGGCAATGCCAGTTATTGCTGAGACAGTTAAAGATGATGTGGATCATAGTGGCAGTAGGATCAAGGAGAGTGGGGTGAAAGTTCATGTTGACATTAATGAGAGTGCAGCTGCTTTGGGTCATGAAGGAGTTCAAGGAAGCGACAGCTTGGTGGAAAAGGAGCTTGTTTCTGAAACCACCACTATTCAGACTGAGATAACGGTTACCAAGAATGTGGTATGTGAGGTACCATCTACTGAGAAAGAGAGCTCAGGACAAAATGAGAATGTGAATACTGATATCGAAGTGGAGAGTGAGGATTCTAAGCTCCAGTCTGATCCCAAGCCCAGGTTGGAGAATGTGGGTCCAAAGCCTGAGGTGAAGAATGAGGGTTCAAAGCCCGAGGTGGAGAGTGAGGGTCTAAAGGCTGAGGGGGAGAATGATGATCCAAAGGGCCAGCTGCAGTGTGTGGGTTCAAAGCCTCAGCTGGACCTTGAAGAGTCGAAGGTGCAGCTGGAGATCGAGGGTTTGAAGGCTCCCCACAAAGATGACGTGCGTGATTCGTCTGCTCCAAACATCCAGGTATCTGAGGTCAGCCCTGATTTAGGGTTTCAAGTAAAATCTGATTCTATTTCTACTGATTCTGTctcaaataatgaaaagattGAATTAAAGGATAATATACTTGCTGATAATGTCAAATTAGACCTAGATGTTGTAAAGCCAGAGATGGTGGAACCATCATCCAGCAATGTTGTCCCATTTAGTGGTGAATCACATCCAATGGATGTTGAAGATCCGCCTGAGAACAAGGCACCTGTTGATGAGAGAGATGACAAGAATGTTACAAATGTAGACATCAGTAATAAAAATGACAGTGCTGAGATGGCGTTCtcagaaaaattaaatttggatagAAGTTCTGGTGATGACTCTATGGAGGAGGATGTGCTTGAGAGTAAACAAATTGATTCAAAATGTAGTACTGATGAAATGGGAGATAAGAGTGAGAAGAATAGAGCACCTATTGTCAAGGAGAAAAGTCCTGTTGGTGTTTTTAGAGATGATTTATCTATAGATAAAAAGGACACCTTGGTTGAGAATAAGAGCCGGTCTTTTGTTCCTGCTGAGAAAAGAAAGCTTCATG ATCAGGAACCTGTTGGGAATAATGAGCTTTCTAAACGGCGCAAATGGAATTCTGACAATATAAAAGTTCCAGAACATCAAGGCAATCTTGCGCCCACCACAACACCTAAAGACACCCCTCAGCCTGCTGCTTTGAGACGTAACTTCTCTAGATCAGACTCAACGGCAAGTGAAGGTACACCAAAGGAACGAGTTG TTCCCCCTTCACAAAATGCTCCAACCAATTCCCTCAGAATTGATCATTTTCTTCGCCCTTTTACCTTGAAAGCTGTACAAGAACTTCTAGGGAAAACTGGGACTGTAACAAGCTTCTGGATGGACCATATTAAGACCCATTGCTATGTTACA TATTCATCTGTAGAAGAAGCAATAGAGACAAGAAATGCTGTTTACAACCTTCAATGGCCACCTAATGGTGGACGCCTATTGGTGGCTGACTTTGTTGATCCCCAGAAAGTTAAAACCCGGCTTGATGCTCCACCACAGACTCCAACTACTCCTGGGACTTCTGGTTCTACTGCTCCTCAAGCTCAACCTGCTTCTCAGCCCCAGCCCTCTCCACGTCAGCAGGTTTCTAGACAGCAGCATCCACCACCTTCTGCACTTCCTCCACCGCCTTTGTCTAACCCTCCACCAGTTAGAGAACGGCTCCCTCTTCCTCCGCCACCGGCAGAGAAAGTAGATCCTCCTATTGTCACTCTGGATGATCTATTTTGGAAAACCAAAGCAATTCCTCGTATCTACTATTTGCCTTTGTCAGATGAACAAGTTGCAGCAAAGCAAGCAGCACATGGCAGAAACATCTAG
- the LOC105787854 gene encoding uncharacterized protein LOC105787854 — MSSKYQILDNRPIDQWKVTELKEELKRRKLTTRGLKEELVRRLDEAVRLERENGETEEDNGFNSDPQPTDERGIEKAIPVIVETVKDDVDHSGREIEKESGVKVHVDINESAAALGHEGVQGSDSLVEKELVSETTTIQTEITVTKNVVCEVPSTEKESSGQNENVNTDIKVEGEDPKLQFETDDPKPEVENDDPKGELQGSNPQLESDDSKPQLDIEDSKVQLENEGLKVPHEDDVHDSSAPNIQVSEVSPDLGLQVKSDSISTDSVSNNEKIELKDNILADNVKLDLDVVKPEMVEPSSSNVVPISGESHPMDVEDPPENKAPVDERDGKNVTNVDLGNKNDSAETTYSEKLNLDRSSGDDSMEEDMLESKQIDSKCSTDEMGDKSENNGAPIIKEKIPLGDVRDDLSVNKKDTLVENKSRSFVPAEKRKLHDQEPVGNNELAKRRKWNSDKWNSDNIEVPEHQGSNLTPISTPKDTPQPAALRRNFSKSDSTASEGAPKERVVPPSQNAPTTSLRIDHFLRPFTLKAAQELLGKTGTVTSFWMDHIKTHCYVTYSSVEEAIETRNAVYNLQWPPNGGRLLVADFVDPQEVKTRLDAPPRTPTTPGTSGSTAPQAQPASQPQPSSRQQVSRQQFPPPSALLPPPPPLPNPPPVRERLPLPPPPPEKPDPPIVTLDDLFWKTKATPRIYYLPLSDEQVAAKQAAHGGNIKL; from the exons ATGtcatcaaaatatcaaatactTGACAATAGACCAATTGATCAATGGAAGGTTACAGAGTTGAAAGAAGAACTTAAGAGGCGGAAACTGACAACTCGGGGCTTGAAAGAGGAGTTGGTAAGACGTTTGGATGAGGCCGTTAGATTGGAAAGGGAAAATGGTGAAACTGAGGAAGATAATGGTTTTAATTCTGATCCCCAGCCTACAGATGAGCGAGGGATTGAAAAGGCAATTCCAGTTATTGTTGAGACAGTTAAAGATGATGTGGATCATAGTGGCCGTGAGATTGAGAAGGAGAGTGGGGTGAAGGTTCATGTTGACATTAATGAGAGTGCAGCTGCTTTGGGTCATGAAGGAGTTCAAGGAAGCGACAGCTTGGTGGAAAAGGAGCTTGTTTCTGAAACCACCACTATTCAGACTGAGATAACGGTTACCAAGAATGTGGTATGTGAGGTACCATCTACTGAGAAAGAGAGCTCAGGGCAAAATGAGAATGTGAATACTGATATCAAAGTGGAGGGTGAGGATCCTAAGCTCCAGTTCGAGACTGATGATCCAAAGCCTGAGGTGGAGAATGATGATCCAAAGGGCGAACTGCAGGGTTCAAATCCTCAGCTGGAGAGTGATGATTCAAAGCCTCAGCTGGACATTGAAGATTCGAAGGTGCAGCTGGAGAACGAGGGTTTGAAGGTTCCACACGAGGATGATGTGCATGATTCTTCTGCTCCGAACATCCAGGTATCTGAGGTCAGCCCTGATTTAGGGTTGCAAGTAAAATCTGATTCTATATCTACTGATTCTGTctcaaataatgaaaagattGAATTAAAGGATAATATACTTGCTGATAATGTCAAATTAGACTTAGATGTTGTAAAGCCAGAGATGGTGGAACCATCATCCAGTAATGTTGTCCCAATTAGTGGTGAATCACATCCAATGGATGTTGAAGATCCACCTGAGAACAAGGCACCTGTTGATGAGAGAGATGGCAAGAATGTCACAAATGTAGACTTGGGTAATAAAAATGACAGTGCTGAGACGACCTACtcggaaaaattaaatttggatagAAGTTCTGGTGATGACTCTATGGAGGAGGATATGCTTGAGAGTAAACAAATTGATTCAAAATGTAGTACTGATGAAATGGGAGATAAGAGTGAGAATAATGGAGCACCTATTATCAAGGAGAAAATTCCTCTTGGTGATGTAAGAGATGATTTATCTGTTAATAAAAAGGACACCTTGGTTGAGAATAAGAGCCGGTCTTTTGTTCCTGCTGAGAAAAGAAAGCTTCATG ATCAGGAACCTGTTGGTAACAATGAGCTTGCAAAACGGCGCAAATGGAATTCTGACAAATGGAATTCTGACAATATAGAAGTTCCAGAACATCAAGGCTCTAATCTTACACCCATCAGCACACCTAAAGACACCCCTCAGCCTGCTGCTTTGAGACGTAACTTCTCTAAATCAGACTCAACAGCAAGTGAAGGTGCACCAAAGGAACGAGTTG TTCCCCCTTCTCAAAATGCTCCTACCACATCCCTCAGAATTGATCATTTTCTTCGCCCTTTTACCTTGAAAGCTGCACAAGAACTTCTAGGGAAAACTGGGACTGTAACTAGCTTCTGGATGGACCACATTAAGACCCATTGCTATGTTACA TATTCATCTGTAGAAGAAGCAATAGAGACACGAAATGCTGTTTATAACCTGCAATGGCCACCTAATGGTGGGCGTCTATTGGTGGCTGACTTTGTTGATCCCCAGGAAGTTAAAACTCGGCTTGATGCTCCACCACGGACTCCAACTACTCCTGGGACTTCTGGTTCTACTGCTCCTCAAGCTCAACCTGCTTCTCAGCCCCAGCCCTCTTCGCGTCAGCAGGTTTCTAGGCAGCAGTTTCCACCACCTTCTGCACTTCTTCCTCCACCACCGCCTTTGCCTAACCCTCCACCAGTTAGAGAACGTCTCCCTCTTCCGCCACCACCTCCAGAGAAACCAGATCCTCCTATTGTTACTCTGGATGATCTATTTTGGAAAACCAAAGCAACTCCTCGCATCTACTATTTGCCTTTGTCAGATGAGCAAGTTGCAGCCAAGCAAGCAGCACATGGCGGAAACATCAAGCTGTAG